In Opitutaceae bacterium TAV5, one genomic interval encodes:
- a CDS encoding glycosyltransferase family 1, whose product MKTSLPKTAFAAALAVFLGVVGACAQTIVNGSFDENLPTFSASGFVSQSPTGWGAVTVTPYWIQSWDGVDTAAAFKVAAEDGAAFVGLQNNASSNTTATGLYQNNITGLTAGETYTVSFYIRARNVQSEEGNFSANISGGTSVILVSNIHASSTAWTLITANFTAASASINLGFTFRGINSEGITARNDQMIFIDNVSITPAIPEPSTYALLAALAIGIACVIVRRRSLR is encoded by the coding sequence ATGAAAACCTCACTTCCCAAAACAGCGTTCGCCGCGGCTCTCGCGGTATTCCTCGGCGTGGTTGGCGCGTGCGCGCAGACCATCGTGAATGGCAGCTTTGACGAAAATCTGCCGACGTTTTCTGCGAGCGGTTTCGTATCACAGTCACCAACCGGATGGGGGGCTGTCACTGTCACTCCCTACTGGATACAAAGCTGGGATGGCGTGGACACGGCTGCTGCGTTCAAGGTCGCCGCCGAGGACGGAGCCGCATTTGTCGGTCTACAAAATAATGCATCAAGCAATACTACCGCTACCGGGCTTTACCAAAACAACATTACCGGCCTGACCGCAGGAGAAACCTACACGGTTTCCTTCTATATCCGCGCTCGCAATGTTCAATCAGAAGAGGGCAATTTTTCGGCCAATATTTCCGGAGGAACCAGCGTCATCTTGGTAAGCAACATTCACGCGAGCTCCACGGCATGGACACTGATCACGGCTAACTTCACGGCTGCCTCTGCTTCAATCAATCTTGGATTCACCTTCCGAGGTATCAATAGTGAGGGCATCACCGCCAGAAACGATCAGATGATTTTCATCGATAACGTCAGCATCACCCCCGCCATCCCCGAGCCTTCCACCTATGCCTTGCTGGCGGCTCTCGCCATTGGCATCGCGTGCGTAATCGTCCGCCGTCGTTCCTTGCGTTAA